The genomic region TCATGGTCGAGCTGGCTTCCGGCAAGCCGATGTTGTTCGGCGGGAGCGATAAGCCATTGGCTTATCTCGAATGTAAAAGTATCGGCTTGAGCGGCGCTCAGGCGCGTTCGTTGTCGACGTCATTAAGCCGCTTGCTGGAAAAGGAA from Verrucomicrobiia bacterium harbors:
- a CDS encoding phenylpyruvate tautomerase MIF-related protein, with product MPYLKLNTNTPITDEKSSPLLAEMSQLMAKETGKSERYVMVELASGKPMLFGGSDKPLAYLECKSIGLSGAQARSLSTSLSRLLEKE